A genomic stretch from Vibrio algarum includes:
- the rseP gene encoding sigma E protease regulator RseP: MNDILWNFGSFIIALGILVAVHEFGHFWVARKCEVKVEKFSIGFGKPLWKKTGADGTEYSLSAIPLGGYVKMLDGRVDNIPESMQQYAFDRKPLWQRTAIVSAGPLFNFLFAIFAYWLVFLIGVPAVKPVIGEVAPNSIVAQAGIEPGMELTSISGTKTLDWESVNMGIISHIGDDQMVVTLVPADGYGTEETKILDLRNWSYDPENESAMQTLGFLPYRPEIFTSVAHISDASAAQSAGVEVGDKIISINAIAIQEWQEVVDAIMSSPNQMLELVVEREGVSRSLQLTPASKELANGQVIGYAGIGPKVADWPEEYRFDLQYGVFESIGKAVEKTEQVIVLTFSMLKKLIVGDVGLNNLSGPISIAKGAGATADYGLVYFLGFLALISVNLGIINLMPLPILDGGHLLFYAIEAVIRKPVPEKIQEMGFRVGGAIIFSLMAIAVFNDFMRL, from the coding sequence ATGAATGACATTTTATGGAATTTTGGCAGCTTTATAATTGCCTTAGGCATTTTAGTTGCTGTACATGAGTTCGGTCACTTTTGGGTTGCACGTAAGTGTGAAGTAAAAGTAGAAAAATTCTCCATCGGTTTTGGTAAACCACTCTGGAAAAAAACGGGTGCAGATGGCACCGAGTATAGTTTATCGGCTATCCCTTTGGGCGGATATGTGAAAATGCTCGATGGCCGGGTAGATAATATACCAGAATCGATGCAACAGTATGCTTTTGACCGTAAACCACTATGGCAAAGAACCGCAATTGTATCTGCGGGACCGTTGTTTAATTTCTTATTCGCGATATTTGCATACTGGTTAGTTTTTCTGATTGGTGTTCCTGCGGTTAAGCCCGTTATCGGTGAGGTAGCCCCTAATTCTATTGTTGCCCAAGCAGGAATAGAGCCCGGTATGGAGCTGACTTCTATATCGGGTACCAAAACTCTTGACTGGGAATCGGTCAATATGGGAATAATTTCTCATATCGGTGATGACCAGATGGTTGTCACCCTTGTCCCTGCAGATGGATATGGAACAGAAGAGACCAAAATACTAGATTTAAGAAACTGGAGTTATGATCCTGAGAACGAGTCAGCGATGCAAACTTTGGGCTTCTTACCTTATCGACCAGAGATTTTTACCTCTGTCGCTCATATTTCTGATGCTAGTGCAGCGCAGTCGGCTGGAGTGGAAGTTGGAGATAAGATAATTTCAATCAACGCTATAGCTATTCAAGAGTGGCAAGAAGTAGTCGATGCTATTATGTCGTCACCTAACCAGATGCTAGAGTTAGTCGTCGAACGCGAAGGTGTGTCGAGGTCATTGCAATTGACACCTGCAAGTAAAGAGTTGGCCAATGGTCAGGTTATAGGCTATGCCGGCATTGGGCCAAAAGTAGCGGATTGGCCAGAAGAATACAGATTTGATTTACAGTATGGTGTATTTGAGTCTATTGGTAAGGCGGTTGAAAAAACAGAGCAAGTCATTGTGCTCACATTTAGCATGCTTAAGAAGCTTATTGTAGGTGATGTAGGTTTAAATAACTTAAGCGGTCCTATTTCTATTGCAAAAGGCGCTGGAGCAACTGCGGATTATGGTCTGGTTTACTTCCTAGGGTTTTTAGCTCTTATAAGTGTGAACTTAGGCATTATTAATTTGATGCCATTACCTATTTTGGATGGTGGCCATTTGTTATTTTATGCTATTGAAGCTGTTATACGAAAACCTGTACCAGAAAAAATACAGGAAATGGGCTTTCGCGTTGGTGGGGCAATTATTTTCTCCCTTATGGCGATAGCTGTTTTTAATGATTTTATGCGTTTGTGA
- the ispC gene encoding 1-deoxy-D-xylulose-5-phosphate reductoisomerase produces MQNITILGATGSIGSSTLKVISENPEKFSVIALSAGTNVEAMKALCIKWKPKFAAMSDHNAAHLLEKELKSLNLATEVVAGEQGLSFVASLDEVDSVMAAIVGAAGLVPTMAAVKAGKRILLANKEALVMSGRLFIEAVEQYGAELLPVDSEHNAIFQCLPELVQKSVGRCDLDKYGIDTILLTGSGGPFRYTDVDKLQLVTPEQAIAHPNWSMGPKISVDSATMMNKGLEFIEAKWLFNCQREQLKVIIHPQSVIHSMVQYRDGSVLAQMGEPDMCTPIALTMSYPERISSGVAPLDFTKVGELTFLEPDYARYPCLKLAIEACYEGQHATTAINAANEIAVSAFLNNQLNFTDIAVVNERVLSKVCSQSQQLITDNLESLLELDRMARNLAREVIRERSL; encoded by the coding sequence ATGCAAAACATTACGATTTTGGGTGCCACAGGTTCAATTGGCAGCAGTACACTTAAGGTTATCTCTGAAAACCCAGAAAAGTTTTCTGTTATAGCGCTTAGCGCAGGTACCAATGTAGAAGCTATGAAGGCGCTCTGTATTAAATGGAAGCCCAAATTTGCGGCAATGTCAGATCACAATGCTGCACATTTATTAGAGAAAGAACTCAAATCATTAAATCTAGCGACTGAAGTCGTTGCCGGAGAGCAAGGACTTAGTTTCGTTGCTTCTTTAGATGAAGTAGATAGCGTTATGGCGGCTATCGTTGGCGCAGCTGGATTGGTTCCCACAATGGCCGCTGTAAAGGCCGGAAAGCGTATATTACTCGCAAACAAAGAAGCATTGGTGATGTCCGGGCGGTTGTTCATTGAAGCGGTCGAACAATATGGTGCAGAACTACTACCCGTTGATAGCGAACATAATGCTATTTTTCAGTGTTTGCCTGAGCTTGTTCAAAAAAGTGTTGGCCGATGTGATCTAGATAAGTATGGGATTGATACTATTTTATTGACCGGTTCTGGTGGGCCATTTCGTTATACTGATGTAGATAAACTTCAATTAGTTACTCCAGAGCAGGCGATAGCACACCCAAACTGGTCCATGGGGCCAAAAATTTCTGTTGATTCCGCTACTATGATGAATAAAGGATTAGAGTTCATTGAAGCAAAGTGGTTGTTTAATTGCCAACGCGAGCAGTTAAAAGTCATTATCCATCCTCAATCTGTTATTCACTCTATGGTTCAATACAGAGATGGGTCTGTTTTAGCTCAAATGGGAGAACCAGATATGTGTACTCCTATCGCGTTAACGATGTCATACCCTGAAAGAATATCTTCTGGCGTTGCCCCGCTTGATTTTACTAAAGTTGGTGAGTTGACGTTTCTAGAACCAGATTATGCTCGATATCCTTGTTTGAAGTTGGCTATAGAGGCTTGTTATGAAGGACAGCATGCGACAACGGCGATAAATGCAGCAAACGAAATAGCAGTCAGCGCATTTTTGAATAATCAACTGAACTTTACCGATATTGCTGTTGTCAATGAACGAGTACTTTCCAAGGTTTGCTCACAATCGCAGCAACTGATTACAGATAACTTGGAAAGCTTGCTTGAGCTAGATAGAATGGCTCGCAATCTTGCTCGAGAAGTGATTAGAGAACGTTCACTATGA
- a CDS encoding phosphatidate cytidylyltransferase gives MKQRIITALILAPLAVLAIFELPLPLFLLVVTGITLLAFWEWAQFVGSKSRYLAMIPTIACLAISYWLMPSDVDSLNQLTLSHVSLLVVASIWWLVASALAITFPKSTNYWQDSKFLRQLFGVLTILPFFWSLLILRAQNIEIEPYHGSKLVLFVCLLVWAADSGAYFAGKAFGKHKMAPNVSPNKTIEGLVGGIVVALVVGWLTASFFDIHFSSFTSMVIITLVTVIISVLGDLVESMLKRVSGIKDSSNIIPGHGGVLDRIDSLTAAFPVFTLLYFTI, from the coding sequence TTGAAACAACGAATAATTACAGCGTTAATACTTGCCCCTTTAGCAGTGTTGGCTATTTTTGAACTTCCTTTACCTCTTTTTTTATTGGTTGTCACGGGTATTACTCTCTTAGCATTTTGGGAATGGGCTCAGTTTGTCGGTAGCAAATCCCGCTACCTTGCAATGATCCCGACGATAGCCTGTTTGGCGATCAGTTATTGGTTAATGCCTTCTGACGTTGATAGCTTAAATCAACTGACTCTATCTCATGTGAGCTTGTTGGTTGTCGCTTCAATCTGGTGGTTGGTTGCTAGTGCTCTGGCGATTACTTTTCCTAAGTCGACCAATTATTGGCAAGACTCTAAATTTTTACGCCAATTATTTGGCGTGTTGACTATTTTGCCTTTCTTTTGGAGTCTGCTTATTTTACGGGCTCAGAATATCGAAATTGAACCTTACCACGGTTCTAAACTGGTATTGTTCGTTTGTTTACTTGTGTGGGCTGCAGATAGCGGTGCTTATTTTGCGGGTAAAGCATTTGGTAAACATAAAATGGCCCCAAATGTCAGTCCTAATAAAACGATTGAAGGGCTTGTCGGTGGTATTGTTGTTGCGCTAGTTGTAGGTTGGCTAACCGCTTCATTCTTTGATATTCATTTTTCAAGCTTTACTAGTATGGTTATTATCACACTGGTTACGGTAATTATTTCGGTTCTCGGTGATCTTGTTGAAAGTATGCTGAAACGAGTTTCTGGGATTAAAGACAGCAGCAATATTATACCGGGGCATGGTGGTGTATTGGATCGAATTGACAGCTTAACTGCTGCTTTCCCTGTGTTTACACTGCTCTATTTCACAATTTAG
- a CDS encoding isoprenyl transferase, translating to MPDIQVSSSHLPKHIAVIMDGNGRWAKERGKPRVFGHRAGAKAVRKTIKGAAKLGVKAITMFAFSSENWRRPEEEVNLLMDLFISALTREVKKLHKNNLQLRVIGNVSQFNANLQTKIAEAETLTAGNTGMVVNIAANYGGKWDITEAAKSIASKVQEGALQPSDITEELFASELTMSDLPAVDLLIRTSGECRISNFMLWQLAYAEMYFTDVFWPDFDEDRLVDAVSWFVSRERRFGCTGEQIKALME from the coding sequence ATGCCTGATATTCAAGTTTCCTCATCTCATTTACCAAAACACATCGCCGTTATTATGGACGGCAATGGCCGTTGGGCAAAAGAACGAGGTAAGCCTCGAGTTTTTGGTCATAGAGCCGGTGCTAAAGCCGTAAGGAAAACAATAAAAGGTGCAGCAAAGTTAGGTGTTAAAGCTATTACTATGTTCGCTTTTAGCAGTGAAAACTGGCGTAGACCGGAAGAAGAAGTGAACCTACTTATGGATCTTTTCATTTCGGCTTTGACGAGAGAAGTTAAAAAACTGCATAAGAACAACCTGCAATTGCGTGTAATTGGTAACGTTAGCCAGTTTAATGCTAATTTACAGACAAAAATAGCGGAAGCGGAAACGCTAACGGCTGGAAATACTGGTATGGTTGTGAATATAGCCGCCAACTATGGTGGTAAGTGGGATATAACAGAAGCTGCAAAATCAATAGCGTCGAAGGTTCAAGAGGGCGCGTTGCAGCCCAGTGATATTACTGAAGAGCTATTTGCATCTGAACTGACTATGTCTGATTTACCAGCAGTCGACTTGCTTATTCGAACCAGTGGCGAGTGTAGGATTAGTAATTTTATGCTTTGGCAACTAGCTTACGCTGAAATGTATTTTACCGACGTTTTTTGGCCAGATTTTGATGAAGATAGATTAGTGGACGCTGTCTCTTGGTTTGTCAGTCGAGAAAGAAGGTTCGGTTGTACTGGCGAACAGATAAAAGCTTTAATGGAATAA
- the frr gene encoding ribosome recycling factor, giving the protein MINEIKKDAQERMEKSVEALKNTLSKVRTGRAHPSILSGISVEYYGAPTPLNQVANVVAEDARTLAITVFDKELTPLIEKAIMKSDLGLNPMSAGTVIRVPLPPLTEERRRDLVKIVRAEAEGGRVAIRNIRRDANGDLKGLLKDKDISEDEDRKAQDDIQKLTDAAVKNVDDVLAAKEKDLMEV; this is encoded by the coding sequence GTGATTAACGAAATCAAAAAAGACGCGCAAGAGCGCATGGAAAAAAGTGTTGAAGCGCTAAAAAACACCCTTAGTAAAGTACGTACTGGCCGTGCACACCCGAGCATACTTTCTGGTATTTCTGTTGAGTACTATGGTGCACCAACACCATTGAATCAAGTTGCTAACGTTGTTGCGGAAGATGCACGTACTTTGGCTATTACAGTGTTTGATAAGGAATTGACACCATTAATTGAAAAAGCAATTATGAAGTCTGACCTTGGATTGAACCCTATGTCTGCAGGTACCGTTATCCGCGTTCCACTTCCACCATTAACGGAAGAGCGTCGTCGCGATCTAGTTAAGATTGTTCGTGCAGAAGCCGAAGGTGGGCGAGTTGCAATCCGTAATATTCGTCGTGATGCTAACGGTGATTTAAAGGGTTTGTTAAAAGATAAAGATATTTCAGAAGATGAAGATCGTAAAGCGCAAGACGATATTCAAAAATTGACTGATGCCGCGGTGAAGAACGTTGATGATGTTCTTGCAGCAAAAGAAAAAGATTTAATGGAAGTATAA
- the pyrH gene encoding UMP kinase, protein MTTNPKPAYQRILLKLSGEALQGEEGFGIDPTILERMAQEVKELVELGVQVGLVIGGGNLFRGAGLAEAGMNRVVGDHMGMLATVMNGLAMRDALHRAYVDARVMSAIPLKGVCDDYNWADAIAQLRQGRVVIFSAGTGNPFFTTDSAACLRGIEIEADVVLKATKVDGVFTADPVANPDAELYDKLSYSAVLEKELKVMDLAAFTLARDHKMPIRVFNMNKPGALRRVVMGEEEGTLISNAE, encoded by the coding sequence ATGACAACAAACCCAAAACCAGCATATCAACGTATTCTATTAAAACTTAGCGGTGAAGCACTTCAAGGCGAAGAAGGCTTTGGCATTGACCCTACAATTCTTGAACGTATGGCTCAAGAGGTGAAAGAATTAGTCGAGTTGGGTGTTCAAGTCGGTTTAGTTATCGGTGGCGGTAATTTATTCCGCGGCGCTGGGCTTGCTGAAGCTGGTATGAATCGCGTTGTTGGTGACCACATGGGAATGTTAGCGACAGTAATGAACGGCCTAGCAATGCGCGATGCGTTGCACCGTGCATATGTTGATGCTCGTGTAATGTCGGCTATTCCTCTTAAAGGCGTATGTGATGATTACAATTGGGCTGACGCTATTGCTCAATTACGCCAAGGTAGAGTTGTTATTTTCTCAGCAGGTACAGGTAACCCATTTTTTACTACAGATTCAGCTGCATGTTTACGCGGAATAGAGATAGAAGCCGACGTGGTTTTAAAAGCGACGAAAGTTGATGGCGTATTTACAGCAGACCCAGTAGCAAACCCAGATGCGGAACTGTATGATAAGCTTTCTTACAGTGCAGTTCTTGAAAAAGAATTGAAAGTAATGGATCTTGCGGCATTTACATTGGCACGTGATCATAAAATGCCAATCCGCGTGTTTAATATGAATAAACCAGGCGCGCTTCGTCGCGTGGTGATGGGTGAAGAAGAAGGCACTCTAATTAGTAACGCTGAATAA
- the tsf gene encoding translation elongation factor Ts, translated as MATVTAALVKELRERTGAGMMECKKALVEANADIELAIENMRKSGAAKAAKKAGNVAAEGTIIIKQADGVAALLEVNCQTDFVAKDGNFLAFANEVADAAVAEKLDAAALQAKFEDARIALVAKIGENISIRRVEYIEGAQLASYRHGERIGVVVAGSAEEETLKHVAMHVAASKPEFVNPEDVPADVVEKEKAVQVEIAMNEGKPEAIAEKMVVGRMKKFTGEISLTGQAFIMEPKKTVGDMLKEKGASVSNFVRLEVGEGIEKAQEMSFADEVAAVQKG; from the coding sequence ATGGCAACTGTAACTGCTGCTCTAGTTAAAGAACTTCGCGAGCGCACTGGCGCTGGCATGATGGAATGTAAAAAAGCGCTTGTTGAAGCGAACGCTGATATTGAACTAGCGATCGAAAACATGCGTAAAAGTGGCGCAGCAAAAGCGGCTAAAAAAGCCGGTAATGTTGCTGCTGAAGGTACTATCATCATCAAACAAGCTGATGGTGTTGCGGCACTTCTAGAAGTTAACTGTCAAACTGACTTTGTAGCAAAAGATGGCAACTTCCTAGCATTTGCTAACGAAGTTGCTGATGCTGCTGTAGCTGAAAAATTAGACGCTGCTGCTCTTCAAGCTAAGTTTGAAGATGCTCGTATCGCTCTTGTTGCTAAAATTGGTGAGAACATCAGTATCCGTCGTGTAGAGTACATTGAAGGTGCTCAACTAGCTTCTTACCGTCACGGTGAGCGCATCGGTGTTGTTGTTGCAGGTTCTGCAGAAGAAGAGACTCTTAAGCACGTTGCAATGCACGTTGCTGCTTCTAAGCCAGAGTTTGTTAACCCTGAAGACGTACCAGCTGACGTAGTTGAAAAAGAGAAAGCGGTTCAAGTTGAAATCGCAATGAATGAAGGCAAACCAGAAGCAATCGCTGAGAAAATGGTTGTCGGCCGTATGAAGAAATTCACTGGCGAAATCTCTCTAACTGGTCAAGCATTCATCATGGAACCTAAGAAAACTGTAGGTGATATGCTGAAAGAAAAAGGTGCTTCAGTTTCTAACTTTGTACGTTTAGAAGTTGGTGAAGGCATCGAGAAAGCTCAAGAAATGAGCTTTGCTGACGAAGTTGCTGCGGTACAAAAAGGGTAA
- the rpsB gene encoding 30S ribosomal protein S2, translating to MATVSMRDMLKAGVHFGHQTRYWNPKMKPFIFGARNKVHIINLEKTVPMFNEALAEIAKVGEKKGKVLFVGTKRAASEAVKEAAINSNQYYVNNRWLGGMLTNYKTVRQSIKRLKELEAQAQDGTFEKLTKKEALMRTREMEKLEKSLGGIKDMGGLPDALFVIDADHEHIAVKEANNLGIPVYAVVDTNSDPDGIDYIIPGNDDAIRAVQLYLNAAADAVKEGRNQDAVVAAAEKDGFVEEAE from the coding sequence ATGGCAACTGTATCAATGCGCGATATGCTTAAAGCTGGTGTTCACTTCGGTCACCAAACTCGTTACTGGAACCCAAAAATGAAACCATTCATCTTTGGCGCTCGTAACAAAGTTCATATCATCAACTTAGAAAAAACTGTACCTATGTTTAACGAAGCTCTAGCTGAAATTGCTAAAGTTGGCGAGAAAAAAGGTAAGGTTCTTTTTGTTGGTACAAAACGCGCTGCATCTGAAGCTGTTAAAGAAGCTGCTATCAACAGCAACCAATACTATGTTAACAACCGCTGGTTAGGCGGCATGCTAACAAACTACAAAACTGTTCGTCAGTCTATCAAGCGCCTTAAAGAACTTGAAGCTCAAGCTCAAGACGGTACTTTTGAGAAACTAACTAAGAAAGAAGCTCTAATGCGTACTCGTGAAATGGAGAAGCTAGAGAAATCTCTTGGTGGTATCAAAGACATGGGCGGCCTACCTGACGCATTATTCGTAATCGATGCTGATCACGAGCACATTGCAGTTAAAGAAGCTAACAACCTTGGTATCCCAGTATACGCTGTTGTTGATACTAACTCTGACCCAGACGGTATTGATTACATCATTCCTGGTAACGACGACGCAATCCGCGCTGTACAGCTTTATCTAAACGCTGCTGCTGACGCTGTGAAAGAAGGTCGTAACCAAGACGCTGTTGTAGCTGCGGCTGAAAAAGACGGTTTCGTAGAAGAAGCTGAATAA
- the map gene encoding type I methionyl aminopeptidase: protein MTIKIKTAEEIEKMRLAGKLAAEVLEMIEPFVKPGVTTEELDQICYKFIIDNGAYPAPLDYHGFPKSICTSVNHIVCHGIPATEDALGTSGKSKPGILKDGDIVNIDITVIIPNDKNASLETRPKGYHGDTSKMFLVGNVDPADKRLCMVAQESLYTAIRKVKPGITVGDIGTTIQKYIKGVSPRFSIVKDFCGHGIGDEFHEEPQVVHYKNNDRRILKPGMIFTIEPMINAGKFGCSVDSEDDWTVYTGDGKNSAQWEHTILVTEKGCEILTLRTEENLSRVLVN, encoded by the coding sequence ATGACAATTAAGATAAAAACCGCTGAAGAAATCGAAAAAATGAGACTTGCAGGGAAATTAGCTGCTGAAGTTTTAGAAATGATTGAGCCCTTTGTTAAGCCCGGCGTGACAACAGAAGAGCTCGATCAAATCTGTTATAAGTTCATTATTGATAATGGGGCCTACCCTGCACCACTTGATTATCATGGATTTCCTAAATCTATCTGTACGTCAGTAAACCATATTGTCTGTCACGGCATACCAGCAACAGAAGATGCTTTGGGTACTTCTGGTAAGTCCAAGCCGGGTATATTAAAAGATGGTGATATCGTTAATATCGATATCACGGTTATCATTCCAAATGATAAAAATGCATCATTAGAAACACGTCCGAAAGGATACCATGGTGACACATCAAAGATGTTCCTTGTCGGTAATGTCGATCCTGCTGACAAACGTTTATGTATGGTTGCTCAAGAGTCTCTATATACCGCGATTCGTAAAGTAAAACCTGGAATTACGGTCGGTGATATTGGCACGACAATTCAGAAGTATATCAAAGGCGTATCTCCTCGATTTTCTATTGTCAAAGATTTCTGTGGACATGGTATTGGCGATGAATTTCACGAAGAGCCTCAAGTAGTACACTATAAGAATAACGACCGTCGTATTCTTAAGCCTGGCATGATTTTTACTATTGAACCAATGATAAACGCAGGTAAATTTGGCTGTAGCGTCGACTCTGAAGACGACTGGACCGTTTATACCGGAGACGGTAAAAACTCAGCACAATGGGAACACACCATATTAGTAACAGAGAAAGGATGTGAAATCTTAACTCTCCGTACTGAAGAGAACCTCTCTAGAGTTTTGGTTAACTAA
- the glnD gene encoding bifunctional uridylyltransferase/uridylyl-removing protein GlnD, which yields MPYISPLKFEDSQINPTDIKNQLDKLSNDQNEQFLNHHPVTDLVFARSEYMDQLLQRLWRFFGFSDVENLCLIAVGGYGRSELHPLSDIDILILSEKTLPKHLGSKISEFITLLWDLRLEVGHAVRTIKECSEVGSNDLTVATNLQEARLLCGSEDSFVKLKLLVLSESFWPSVDFCQQKISEQKERHARYHDTTYNLEPDIKSSPGGLRDIHTLSWIARRHFGATSLLEMSKYGFLTDAEYRELVECQDYLWRIRFALHMELKRYDNRLTFAHQAQVAEHLGFTGEYNVPVEMMMKEFYRTLRRVAELNKMLIKLFEQAIINDGEELKAEELDDDFQRRGALIEAKKPALFQARPETILDMFIHIANDSSIDSVAPATLRQLRTARRRLNKFLHTIPEAREKFLALCRHPNSLYRAFPLMHKLGVISAYIPQWSQIVGQMQFDLFHVYTVDEHSMRLLKNIHSFSHIENHNKHPICCEVYPKMQKKELLIIAAIFHDIGKGRGGDHSEIGAVEAYAFCMEHGLSKPEAKLVSWLVKNHLLMSVTAQRRDIYDPDVIAEFAKQVRDEEYLDYLVCLTVSDICATNPELWNSWKRTLLGELYHSTQRALRRGLENPVDIRDRIRHNQQMSSALLRKEGFPAREIELLWQRFKADYFLRHTHKQIAWHCTHLLRHNDMEQPLILVSKKATRGGTEIFIYSKDQPALFANVVAEIDRRNLNVHDAQVMSSKDGFVLDTFMVLDQNGDPIEEQYHDTIITSLTQLLADTSQKKVRVRRAPRQLKHFNVKTQVDFIPTKTGKRTLMEFVALDIPGLLATVGESFASLDIHLHGAKITTFGERAEDLFIITSSAGQSLSEDEQEKLRTMLVNNVSELAEN from the coding sequence ATGCCCTACATATCTCCTCTAAAATTTGAAGATTCCCAAATCAATCCTACTGACATTAAGAATCAACTCGACAAACTCAGCAATGATCAAAATGAACAGTTTTTAAATCACCATCCAGTCACTGATCTCGTCTTCGCTCGCTCAGAATATATGGATCAATTGCTACAAAGGCTGTGGCGTTTTTTTGGGTTTTCAGACGTTGAAAATCTTTGTTTAATCGCGGTAGGAGGCTATGGTAGGAGTGAGTTACACCCCTTGTCCGATATCGATATTCTTATTCTTTCTGAGAAAACGTTACCCAAACATCTAGGTTCTAAAATCAGTGAATTTATCACTTTACTATGGGATTTACGCTTAGAAGTGGGCCACGCTGTTAGAACAATAAAAGAGTGTTCAGAAGTTGGCAGTAACGATCTGACGGTGGCAACAAACTTACAAGAGGCTCGTCTTCTTTGTGGCAGTGAAGACTCATTCGTAAAGCTAAAATTACTCGTTTTGTCAGAAAGCTTTTGGCCTAGTGTCGATTTCTGTCAACAAAAAATATCCGAGCAGAAAGAAAGGCACGCCCGTTACCATGATACGACTTATAACCTTGAACCCGATATTAAATCTAGCCCTGGAGGCTTACGGGATATCCATACGCTTAGTTGGATTGCAAGACGACATTTTGGAGCCACATCTTTACTAGAAATGAGTAAATACGGTTTTCTCACCGATGCGGAGTATCGAGAATTAGTTGAATGCCAAGACTATCTTTGGCGTATTCGCTTTGCTCTCCATATGGAGCTAAAACGCTACGACAATCGACTAACATTTGCTCATCAAGCTCAGGTTGCAGAGCACTTAGGCTTTACCGGGGAATACAATGTCCCTGTTGAGATGATGATGAAGGAATTTTATAGAACCTTAAGGCGTGTAGCTGAATTGAACAAAATGCTAATTAAGCTTTTTGAACAGGCAATCATCAACGATGGAGAGGAACTAAAAGCAGAAGAACTTGATGACGATTTTCAGCGAAGAGGCGCACTTATCGAGGCTAAAAAACCCGCTCTATTTCAAGCGAGACCAGAAACTATATTAGATATGTTTATCCATATAGCCAATGACTCAAGTATTGATAGCGTCGCACCAGCAACTCTTCGTCAATTGAGAACAGCAAGACGTCGCCTTAATAAATTTCTTCATACAATACCCGAAGCGAGAGAAAAATTCCTCGCATTGTGCAGGCATCCAAATTCGCTGTATCGAGCATTTCCGTTGATGCATAAACTGGGTGTTATCTCTGCTTATATTCCTCAATGGAGTCAAATAGTCGGCCAGATGCAGTTTGACCTGTTTCACGTTTACACGGTAGATGAACACAGCATGAGGCTGCTAAAAAACATCCACTCTTTCAGCCATATAGAAAATCACAATAAGCACCCAATTTGTTGCGAAGTCTATCCAAAAATGCAGAAAAAAGAACTGTTGATCATCGCTGCGATTTTTCATGACATAGGCAAAGGACGTGGTGGAGACCATTCTGAAATCGGTGCGGTTGAAGCCTATGCCTTTTGTATGGAACACGGTTTATCAAAACCTGAAGCCAAGCTTGTCTCTTGGCTGGTAAAAAACCATTTATTAATGTCTGTTACCGCGCAACGTCGAGATATATATGATCCTGACGTCATCGCTGAGTTCGCTAAACAAGTACGTGACGAAGAGTATTTAGATTACCTCGTGTGTTTGACCGTTTCCGATATTTGCGCGACGAATCCAGAACTATGGAATAGTTGGAAGCGAACCCTGTTGGGCGAACTTTACCACTCCACGCAACGGGCACTTCGCAGGGGGCTAGAAAACCCTGTCGATATCCGCGATCGAATTCGCCACAATCAACAAATGTCGTCCGCGCTGCTAAGAAAAGAAGGGTTTCCAGCTAGAGAGATCGAACTGCTATGGCAGAGATTTAAAGCAGATTATTTCTTAAGGCATACACATAAACAGATTGCATGGCATTGCACCCATTTATTACGACATAATGATATGGAACAACCACTTATACTCGTAAGTAAGAAAGCAACACGCGGTGGCACTGAAATATTTATTTATTCAAAAGATCAACCAGCACTGTTTGCTAATGTGGTCGCAGAGATAGATAGACGAAATCTCAATGTCCATGATGCGCAAGTTATGAGCAGCAAAGATGGCTTCGTACTAGATACATTTATGGTGCTGGACCAAAATGGCGATCCAATTGAAGAACAATATCACGACACTATCATAACCAGCTTGACCCAATTACTCGCAGACACGAGTCAGAAAAAAGTTCGGGTAAGACGTGCTCCAAGGCAGCTCAAACATTTCAACGTCAAAACTCAGGTTGATTTTATACCAACTAAAACAGGAAAACGGACATTAATGGAATTCGTTGCGCTGGATATCCCTGGTCTTCTTGCTACAGTTGGTGAATCATTCGCTAGTTTAGATATTCATCTGCATGGAGCAAAGATCACTACTTTTGGTGAGCGTGCAGAGGATTTATTTATTATTACCTCTTCTGCTGGTCAATCCCTATCTGAAGACGAGCAAGAAAAATTAAGAACTATGCTAGTGAATAATGTTTCAGAACTCGCAGAAAATTAG